One genomic segment of Brachyhypopomus gauderio isolate BG-103 chromosome 19, BGAUD_0.2, whole genome shotgun sequence includes these proteins:
- the LOC143482637 gene encoding caspase-7-like isoform X1, producing MADEELQRVRIQLKESLTETVIKQLLDDLKEETVLGDEEVESILQQNPQRADRARCLIDSVKKKGPTASRILIEKLQKFDKNVYDKLELHKRHTQHTPDYRKPAVGPPPEDEPMNKRVDENVSSSSKHEIFSPSPLQHEKEEYTMSSKPRGVCVIINNEHFTNPEVTLHGSRKDADALEDVFRFLGFKIEVHKDLTAQKMKELMLEYSKQQHDGDCWVCCVLSHGISEGVLGSDWNLCPTEDIFSPFNGKNCPSLLGKPKVFFIEACRGSKTQEKLLVSDDAVTSDTGKESYSIPKDSDFLFARSTVDGYEAYVSSTHGSWFSQSLCRHLKEGSKRGDDILTVLTRVNDEVSRREGEFMDKQTRQWYDVKATPISSFTLRKKLIFRKP from the exons ATGGCCG ATGAAGAGCTTCAACGTGTACGAATTCAGTTAAAGGAGAGTTTGACAGAGACTGTGATCAAACAACTGCTGGATGATCTGAAAGAAGAGACAGTATTAGGTGATGAAGAAGTGGAATCAATCCTACAGCAGAATCCACAACGAGCTGATCGAGCACGTTGTTTGATTGATAGTGTTAAAAAGAAAGGCCCTACAGCCAGCCGGATCCTGATAGAAAAACTACAAAAATTTGACAAAAATGTTTACGATAAACTGGAACTACACAAACGCCATACTCAACACACCCCGGACTACCGGAAACCCGCTGTGGGTCCACCACCTGAAG ATGAACCGATGAACAAG CGAGTGGACGAGAATGTTTCCAGCTCCTCCAAACATGAGATCTTCTCCCCATCACCTCTTCAGCATGAGAAG GAGGAATACACAATGAGTAGTAAAccacgtggtgtgtgtgtgatcatcaACAATGAGCACTTCACAAATCCTGAAGTCACCCTGCATGGTTCCAGAAAGGATGCTG ATGCTCTAGAGGACGTGTTTAGGTTCTTGGGTTTTAAAATAGAGGTGCATAAAGACCTGACTGCACAGAAGATGAAGGAACTCATGCTAGAATACAGCAAGCAACAACATGATGGAGACTGTTGGGTCTGCTGTGTGCTTAGTCATGGAATCAGTGAAGGTGTTTTAGGAAGTGATTGGAATCTGTGTCCTACAGAGGACATCTTCTCTCCATTTAATGGGAAAAACTGTCCCTCTCTACTTGGCAAGCCCAAGGTTTTCTTTATCGAGGCATGCAGAGGATCAAAAACACAGGAAAAACTTCTGGTCTCAGACGACGCTGTCACTTCTGACACAGGAAAAGAGTCTTATTCCATCCCAAAAGACTCTGACTTCCTGTTTGCCAGATCTACAGTAGATGGTTATGAAGCATATGTATCTAGTACACACGGCTCATGGTTCAGTCAGTCGCTCTGTAGACATTTAAAAGAAGGAAGTAAAAG GGGTGATGACATCCTTACAGTCCTGACCAGAGTGAACGACGAGGTCAGTAGGCGTGAAGGAGAGTTCATGGACAAACAGACTAGACAGTGGTATGATGTAAAGGCAACTCCAATTTCCTCGTTCACCCTGAGAAAGAAGCTCATTTTCAGAAAACCATAG
- the LOC143482637 gene encoding caspase-7-like isoform X2 encodes MADEELQRVRIQLKESLTETVIKQLLDDLKEETVLGDEEVESILQQNPQRADRARCLIDSVKKKGPTASRILIEKLQKFDKNVYDKLELHKRHTQHTPDYRKPAVGPPPEDEPMNKRVDENVSSSSKHEIFSPSPLQHEKEEYTMSSKPRGVCVIINNEHFTNPEVTLHGSRKDADALEDVFRFLGFKIEVHKDLTAQKMKELMLEYSKQQHDGDCWVCCVLSHGISEGVLGSDWNLCPTEDIFSPFNGKNCPSLLGKPKVFFIEACRGSKTQEKLLVSDDAVTSDTGKESYSIPKDSDFLFARSTVDGYEAYVSSTHGSWFSQSLCRHLKEGSKRGDDILTVLTRVNDEVSRREGEFMDKQTRQWDCDCE; translated from the exons ATGGCCG ATGAAGAGCTTCAACGTGTACGAATTCAGTTAAAGGAGAGTTTGACAGAGACTGTGATCAAACAACTGCTGGATGATCTGAAAGAAGAGACAGTATTAGGTGATGAAGAAGTGGAATCAATCCTACAGCAGAATCCACAACGAGCTGATCGAGCACGTTGTTTGATTGATAGTGTTAAAAAGAAAGGCCCTACAGCCAGCCGGATCCTGATAGAAAAACTACAAAAATTTGACAAAAATGTTTACGATAAACTGGAACTACACAAACGCCATACTCAACACACCCCGGACTACCGGAAACCCGCTGTGGGTCCACCACCTGAAG ATGAACCGATGAACAAG CGAGTGGACGAGAATGTTTCCAGCTCCTCCAAACATGAGATCTTCTCCCCATCACCTCTTCAGCATGAGAAG GAGGAATACACAATGAGTAGTAAAccacgtggtgtgtgtgtgatcatcaACAATGAGCACTTCACAAATCCTGAAGTCACCCTGCATGGTTCCAGAAAGGATGCTG ATGCTCTAGAGGACGTGTTTAGGTTCTTGGGTTTTAAAATAGAGGTGCATAAAGACCTGACTGCACAGAAGATGAAGGAACTCATGCTAGAATACAGCAAGCAACAACATGATGGAGACTGTTGGGTCTGCTGTGTGCTTAGTCATGGAATCAGTGAAGGTGTTTTAGGAAGTGATTGGAATCTGTGTCCTACAGAGGACATCTTCTCTCCATTTAATGGGAAAAACTGTCCCTCTCTACTTGGCAAGCCCAAGGTTTTCTTTATCGAGGCATGCAGAGGATCAAAAACACAGGAAAAACTTCTGGTCTCAGACGACGCTGTCACTTCTGACACAGGAAAAGAGTCTTATTCCATCCCAAAAGACTCTGACTTCCTGTTTGCCAGATCTACAGTAGATGGTTATGAAGCATATGTATCTAGTACACACGGCTCATGGTTCAGTCAGTCGCTCTGTAGACATTTAAAAGAAGGAAGTAAAAG GGGTGATGACATCCTTACAGTCCTGACCAGAGTGAACGACGAGGTCAGTAGGCGTGAAGGAGAGTTCATGGACAAACAGACTAGACAGTG
- the LOC143482637 gene encoding caspase-7-like isoform X3: protein MADEELQRVRIQLKESLTETVIKQLLDDLKEETVLGDEEVESILQQNPQRADRARCLIDSVKKKGPTASRILIEKLQKFDKNVYDKLELHKRHTQHTPDYRKPAVGPPPEDEPMNKRVDENVSSSSKHEIFSPSPLQHEKEEYTMSSKPRGVCVIINNEHFTNPEVTLHGSRKDADALEDVFRFLGFKIEVHKDLTAQKMKELMLEYSKQQHDGDCWVCCVLSHGISEGVLGSDWNLCPTEDIFSPFNGKNCPSLLGKPKVFFIEACRGSKTQEKLLVSDDAVTSDTGKESYSIPKDSDFLFARSTVDGYEAYVSSTHGSWFSQSLCRHLKEGSKRGDDILTVLTRVNDEVSRREGEFMDKQTRQCLFDL, encoded by the exons ATGGCCG ATGAAGAGCTTCAACGTGTACGAATTCAGTTAAAGGAGAGTTTGACAGAGACTGTGATCAAACAACTGCTGGATGATCTGAAAGAAGAGACAGTATTAGGTGATGAAGAAGTGGAATCAATCCTACAGCAGAATCCACAACGAGCTGATCGAGCACGTTGTTTGATTGATAGTGTTAAAAAGAAAGGCCCTACAGCCAGCCGGATCCTGATAGAAAAACTACAAAAATTTGACAAAAATGTTTACGATAAACTGGAACTACACAAACGCCATACTCAACACACCCCGGACTACCGGAAACCCGCTGTGGGTCCACCACCTGAAG ATGAACCGATGAACAAG CGAGTGGACGAGAATGTTTCCAGCTCCTCCAAACATGAGATCTTCTCCCCATCACCTCTTCAGCATGAGAAG GAGGAATACACAATGAGTAGTAAAccacgtggtgtgtgtgtgatcatcaACAATGAGCACTTCACAAATCCTGAAGTCACCCTGCATGGTTCCAGAAAGGATGCTG ATGCTCTAGAGGACGTGTTTAGGTTCTTGGGTTTTAAAATAGAGGTGCATAAAGACCTGACTGCACAGAAGATGAAGGAACTCATGCTAGAATACAGCAAGCAACAACATGATGGAGACTGTTGGGTCTGCTGTGTGCTTAGTCATGGAATCAGTGAAGGTGTTTTAGGAAGTGATTGGAATCTGTGTCCTACAGAGGACATCTTCTCTCCATTTAATGGGAAAAACTGTCCCTCTCTACTTGGCAAGCCCAAGGTTTTCTTTATCGAGGCATGCAGAGGATCAAAAACACAGGAAAAACTTCTGGTCTCAGACGACGCTGTCACTTCTGACACAGGAAAAGAGTCTTATTCCATCCCAAAAGACTCTGACTTCCTGTTTGCCAGATCTACAGTAGATGGTTATGAAGCATATGTATCTAGTACACACGGCTCATGGTTCAGTCAGTCGCTCTGTAGACATTTAAAAGAAGGAAGTAAAAG GGGTGATGACATCCTTACAGTCCTGACCAGAGTGAACGACGAGGTCAGTAGGCGTGAAGGAGAGTTCATGGACAAACAGACTAGACAGTG